GCCTCGGCGTCCTGGTCGGGGACGTAGTCCTTCAGATCGGTGCGCCCGCAGACGGTACGCATCCCGGCAGTCTCGAAGCTGTCCTTGACCGTGATCGGCAGCCCGTGCAACGGACCGAGGTCCCGCCCAGCTGCCCGCGCGGCGTCCGCTTCCCGGGCCTCGCGGCGGGCGCGCTCGCGATCGAGGGTCACCACCGCGTTCAGTGCGGTGTTGTGGGTGGCGATCCGCTCGAGATAGAGCTCGACGAGCTCCCGGCTCGAGATCTCCCCCGCGGCCAGCGCGCGTGACTGCTCGACGGCGGACTGGAAGGGAACGTCGCTCACGGCACGCCTCATCTCCGACGGTGGCCGACAAAATTACCTGTCGACCGTAATATTACGTACGTCAGACCATAGATTAGGATGGGGTGCGAGGCAATGGCCCGCGAAGCGAACGGAGGAACCCTGTGGCGCGCTACGCCAAGGAGCACAAGCAGGTGACACGGCAACGGATCATCGAGAAGGCCGGTCATCGGTTCAAGCAGGACGGCATCGACGGCTCGGGCATCTCCACGCTGATGTCGGACGCGGGGCTCACCAACGGAGCGTTCTACGCCCATTTCGAGTCCAAGGACGACCTCGTGGCCAACGTCGTCGCAGACGAACTGCGCACACAGATCGCGGCGTACGGCGCGCTGCAGCCCGGCCGCCCGGGACTTGAGGACTTCGTTCGCGAATACCTGTCCCCCGAGCACCGGGACAACCCCGGCTCCGGATGCCCCTCCGCCGCCCTGCTCGACGAGATCGGCCGCTGCGGGGACGAGACCAAGCAGGCCTACACCGAGGGTGCGAAGGCCATCGTGGAAGAGATCGCCGCCCGCCTGACACCCGAGGATCCGCAGTCCGCTCGCGGCACGGCCATCGGGCTCTACACGATGATGGTGGGGACGCTGCAATTGTCCCGCGCCCTCTCCGACCGGAAGTTCGCCGACGAGGTCCTTGAGCAGGGAATCGAGAACGGCCTGGCGTTCATGCGCTGAGGGGGCCGTCAACCCGCGGCCGGGTGATGGTCGACTGCTTCCGCCGCGCCATGCGTGAGGAGGTCGAGCCCGGGGGCGGCGACAGCCCTGCGCGCCCCGAGCGGGACGGCTCGCGGCCACCCACGGAGCCGCTGGAAGGGGTACCCATCACGCCGGGCCCGACATGACCGTCCTGCGATGCACGACGACCGCCTCACCATCGCCGGGTGGCCAAGAAACAAGCACGTCAGCCACTCCAGGCGGGCGCCTCGAGCCGCTCACCCGAAGGGTGTCACGACTCTGAGGCAACGCCTGCGGCTCGACCGACCACCGCACTTCGCTCCTACCGCCGTTCGAGGAACTCGAGAGCCGTCTCCACGAACTGCTGGTGGAACTGGAAGATGCCGCCGTGGCCGGCGTCGGGGTAGATCACCAACTCGCCGTTCGGCACTCGCCGCGCCAGGTCGGTCGAGTTCACGGACGGAACCATCCTGTCGCTGTCGCCGTTTACGACGAGCACGGGCTGGTGGATGACGGAGAGATCCTGGGGTCGCTTCAGCCCCCAGCGGTGAATGGCCTTGAGCTGGTTGCTGTACGAAACGGGGGAGATCGCCTTGTCCCGGTCCTGGGTGCGCTCCTTCAGCCGGGCCAGGAACTCCTTCCCGGCCCGGCGCCCGCCCGCGGTGCGGGTGAAGAAGAGGAACTGCTTCGGATCCTGAAGGGTGAGCAGTCCTCGGACGGTGTCGAGATGGGACAGCCAGGTCACGTTCTTGATGCCCTCACCTCCCGCGGGACCGGTGCCCGTGAGGATCAGCTTGCGGACGAGGTCCGGTTCGGTCTGCGCGATCACCTGGGCGATCATGCCGCCCATCGAGAAGCCATGGAGATCGACGGACTCGAACCCGAGCGCCCGGATGAAGGTGACGGCATCCTCCGCCATCGCCTCGATGGTGCGGGGCGTCGAACCGGTGGAAGCGCCGACGCCTCTGCTGTCGAACGTGATGACCCGACGCTTGGCGGCGAAGCCGTCGACGACCCGCGGGTCCCAGTTGTCGAGGACAGCGGCGAGGTGGGTGAGAAAGACCACCGGAACGTCGGACCGGGGACCGAGCTCGCGATAGGCAAAGGTCACTCCCCCGGCGTTGATGGTGTGGGTCGGCGCGTTCTTGTACGACGTCACCACGTCGCCTCGTACTTCGTGTGAGTGATTCACGGTCATGCCCTTCGGCGCGGGGTTTCTGCGAGCGGGCGACAACCCCCCTTTCCCTGGGGGACGGGACGGGCGCGGAGCAGTTACCTGGGTCTGTCGACTACGGCTGCGGTCGGCAGGGTCGAGTCGGCGTTCGCAGGCTGTGGGAGCGGGAATCGCGTGCGGTTCGAGCACCTCAGCATCACGCCAACCATTACAGTATGACCGTACTTCTATGAAGCCACAAGTCGGCGAGCCGACAAAGATGAGGAGCACAGGCCTGCAGCGATGCGGCGGACCACCGGCAGAGCTGGTCGCGACTCTGAGGGAGATGGCGTCGACGGTTCGGCGCTCATGGCCTTCGCGGGCCGAGCAGGAGGGCCGGGTCGAGCATGGGCCATCTCTGCGAGGCCGCGTCGCCGGGAAGCACCGACCTTCTGCCGGATCTCATAGTGGTGACGTTCGGCAAGCACAGAGGCGCCGCCTCACACGGCCGTGAGGCGGCGCTTGCACGATGGGCCACCGGCCGCCGCCCCGCAGCGTTCGGGGGCGGTGGCCGGTCGGCGTCGTCAGGCGGCGAGGAAGTCGGCCACCTGCTTGGTGAAGGCCTTGGCGTACTGGAAGAGGAAGGCATGCCCGGCGCCGGTGTAGAGGACGAGGGTGGCGTTGTCGAGGTGCTGGACCGCGACGTAGGAGGCGTGGGCGGGGATCATCACGTCGTGCAGGCCGTTGGCGTAGAGGACGGGCTGCTTTATGGCCTCCAGTTCCGCCACCACCTGGTCGAAGGGGACCGCCAGGAGAGCACCCACTGCCGTGAGCATGCCCTGCGCAGCCGCCTCGGAGATCGCGGGGCCGCCCTCGGCTAGCCGGGCCGAGAGGTGGTCGAAGTGCTCGAGCCCAGCGGCGCGGGCCGCCTCCGTCTCGGGGTAGAACAGGTACAGGACGTCATCCCGGTCGGCATCGGGCTTGTTCATGATGCCCAGGACCTTCTCGCTGAAGTCCGGAGCGCCGGGCACCCAGCCGGCCGGGCCACTGCCCGCCACGATGAGCTTGCGGACCAGCTCGGGACGTCGCAGAGCCACACGCTGGGCCACGATGCCACCCAGGGACCAGCCGAGGAGGTCGGCCTGCGCGAGGCCCAGTGCGTCGATGAACTCGATGGCTCCCTCGGCGAATCCGTCGAGGGAGTCGCGCGGCTCGCCGTCGGTGTAACCGACGCCGACATTGTCGAACACGATCACGTCGTGGTCGGCGGCCAGGTAGTCCAGGAACTCCGGGTCCCACCAGTCGATGGTCCCGCGGAAGCGGTTCAGCAGGACCAGCGGAACGCCGCCCCGCGGACCCATCCGCCGGTAGGTGAACGTCGCGGAGGGACCTTCGACGGTGAGGCCCTCGACCTTGTCTGCCAGATACGTGCTCATGATGTCCATCTCTTGTTTGCGGGTATCCGTGACTGCTCGCGCAGCGCACCGAAGGCGTGCGGGGACTGGGGTGAGGAGTTGTCCGGGCCGGCGCCCGACGTCCTGAGCCGGCGTTGGCGATCGGGCCATCGGCCTACCTAAAGCGCTCGATCAACTGCTCGCCCAAGTTGTCGGCCCGAGCGTCACCGGTCACTTCGAACTCGAGGAAGATCAGCCGTCGCGACGATTGATGCGGACGTCTCCCGGCTCACACCGGTCACCACGAAATCCCCCTTGCCGAGCGCGAGGGCGCACCCTCGGTGCGACGTATGAACTTATGATCGTAATGCTAAACGCGGAAGACCGGGCCCGCAAGTGGATCCTTACGGCACGGGAGGTACACCGCGCGCCGTCGGGGTGAGCCGGGATCCCCTTCGCCGCCCTGCTCGACGAGACAGG
Above is a genomic segment from Streptomyces sp. R21 containing:
- a CDS encoding alpha/beta fold hydrolase, which encodes MSTYLADKVEGLTVEGPSATFTYRRMGPRGGVPLVLLNRFRGTIDWWDPEFLDYLAADHDVIVFDNVGVGYTDGEPRDSLDGFAEGAIEFIDALGLAQADLLGWSLGGIVAQRVALRRPELVRKLIVAGSGPAGWVPGAPDFSEKVLGIMNKPDADRDDVLYLFYPETEAARAAGLEHFDHLSARLAEGGPAISEAAAQGMLTAVGALLAVPFDQVVAELEAIKQPVLYANGLHDVMIPAHASYVAVQHLDNATLVLYTGAGHAFLFQYAKAFTKQVADFLAA
- a CDS encoding alpha/beta fold hydrolase, with amino-acid sequence MNHSHEVRGDVVTSYKNAPTHTINAGGVTFAYRELGPRSDVPVVFLTHLAAVLDNWDPRVVDGFAAKRRVITFDSRGVGASTGSTPRTIEAMAEDAVTFIRALGFESVDLHGFSMGGMIAQVIAQTEPDLVRKLILTGTGPAGGEGIKNVTWLSHLDTVRGLLTLQDPKQFLFFTRTAGGRRAGKEFLARLKERTQDRDKAISPVSYSNQLKAIHRWGLKRPQDLSVIHQPVLVVNGDSDRMVPSVNSTDLARRVPNGELVIYPDAGHGGIFQFHQQFVETALEFLERR
- a CDS encoding TetR/AcrR family transcriptional regulator is translated as MARYAKEHKQVTRQRIIEKAGHRFKQDGIDGSGISTLMSDAGLTNGAFYAHFESKDDLVANVVADELRTQIAAYGALQPGRPGLEDFVREYLSPEHRDNPGSGCPSAALLDEIGRCGDETKQAYTEGAKAIVEEIAARLTPEDPQSARGTAIGLYTMMVGTLQLSRALSDRKFADEVLEQGIENGLAFMR